In a single window of the Coleofasciculus sp. FACHB-1120 genome:
- a CDS encoding extracellular solute-binding protein codes for MSLGIPGCNFSSPSSQISVAPQPTQNKQTAQRFDGVTINIITQDETVRTGTKRRIAGFEALTGAKVNLTGVTFQNLHNILQKDWSSSASKYDMAIILPSWQIDFIDAGFVEDLTARVKSDAAIQWEDIAPILRNFSATYKGRIYSIPLDEDFHRVYYRSDLLKQAGLTPPTNWDEYLAIAKQSQD; via the coding sequence TTGAGTTTAGGGATTCCAGGTTGCAATTTCTCTTCACCCAGTTCTCAAATCTCTGTAGCACCCCAGCCCACCCAGAACAAGCAAACTGCACAGCGGTTTGACGGTGTAACAATTAACATAATTACTCAGGATGAAACCGTTCGTACAGGTACTAAGAGACGGATTGCTGGCTTTGAAGCCTTGACTGGAGCGAAGGTCAATCTGACGGGCGTTACTTTTCAAAATTTACACAACATACTGCAAAAGGACTGGTCTAGCAGTGCTTCAAAGTACGATATGGCAATTATTTTACCTTCATGGCAGATTGACTTTATCGATGCTGGTTTTGTGGAAGATTTAACGGCGCGAGTCAAGTCTGATGCAGCCATACAGTGGGAAGATATTGCACCGATCCTTCGGAATTTTAGTGCGACTTATAAAGGACGCATCTATAGTATTCCCTTGGATGAGGACTTTCACAGGGTTTATTACCGCAGTGATTTGTTAAAGCAAGCAGGGTTAACGCCTCCT
- a CDS encoding AtzE family amidohydrolase, with amino-acid sequence MSQAYPDATQIACAVRNSEVSAKAVVAATLAKIDDQNQRLNCFTAVTAETAMADAERIDRAIAQGDDPGVLAGVPFAVKNLFDIAGLTTLAGAKINAENPPATQDATAVAKLKQAGAVLVGALNMDEYAYGFVTENSHYGTSANPHDLTRVTGGSSGGSAAAVASGLVPLTLGSDTNGSIRVPAAFCGVFGFKPTYGRLSRAGAGLFSSSFDHIGPFARSVRDLAAIFDVLQGPDPRDPVCTTRPPELCLPHLKRSIEGLRIAVADVYFAQGAEPEALEAVANVARALGVQETVTIPEPHRARAAAYVITASEGSNLHLASLRSRPQDFDPATRDRFLAGALIPASWYIQAQRFRQWYRDRVREIFSEVDIILAPTTPCIAPPIGQEKMAIAGEEVLVRPHLGLFTQPLSFIGLPVLSVPIHRPDAMPLGVQIIAAPYNETLILRVAAVLEAQGIISAPIANSDRA; translated from the coding sequence ATGAGCCAAGCCTATCCTGATGCCACTCAAATTGCCTGCGCCGTGCGGAATTCTGAAGTTTCAGCAAAAGCCGTCGTTGCCGCTACATTGGCAAAAATTGACGACCAAAATCAAAGGCTGAACTGCTTTACTGCCGTCACTGCTGAGACGGCAATGGCAGACGCCGAAAGAATCGATCGCGCGATCGCCCAAGGCGACGATCCGGGTGTTTTAGCAGGGGTGCCTTTCGCCGTTAAAAATCTCTTCGATATCGCGGGTTTAACCACCCTCGCGGGTGCAAAAATTAACGCCGAAAATCCTCCAGCCACCCAAGACGCCACCGCTGTCGCCAAACTCAAACAAGCGGGTGCCGTGCTAGTGGGGGCGCTGAATATGGATGAGTACGCCTACGGTTTTGTCACCGAAAACAGCCACTACGGTACATCAGCAAACCCCCACGATCTGACTCGCGTAACCGGAGGTTCCTCTGGAGGTTCTGCGGCGGCTGTGGCATCTGGCTTAGTGCCACTGACACTGGGTTCGGATACGAACGGCTCGATCCGCGTTCCTGCGGCATTTTGCGGAGTTTTCGGCTTTAAGCCGACTTATGGGCGTTTGTCAAGAGCAGGCGCGGGATTGTTTTCCAGTAGTTTCGATCATATTGGGCCGTTTGCACGTTCTGTACGTGACCTGGCTGCTATTTTTGATGTCTTGCAAGGGCCAGATCCTAGAGATCCGGTTTGTACAACTCGCCCCCCAGAACTCTGCTTGCCGCACCTCAAACGAAGCATTGAGGGGTTGCGAATTGCGGTGGCGGATGTTTATTTTGCCCAAGGTGCAGAACCAGAAGCGCTGGAAGCAGTTGCCAATGTCGCGCGGGCATTAGGCGTGCAAGAAACTGTCACCATACCGGAACCCCATCGGGCAAGGGCGGCGGCGTATGTGATTACGGCGAGTGAAGGGTCGAATCTGCATTTAGCTTCCTTGCGATCGCGTCCTCAAGATTTCGATCCGGCAACCCGCGATCGCTTTCTCGCGGGTGCCCTCATTCCGGCAAGCTGGTACATTCAGGCACAGAGATTTCGGCAATGGTACCGCGATCGCGTTCGGGAAATCTTCAGTGAGGTTGATATCATTCTCGCCCCCACCACTCCCTGCATTGCCCCTCCGATTGGACAAGAAAAAATGGCGATCGCTGGAGAAGAAGTGCTAGTGCGTCCTCACCTAGGACTCTTTACGCAACCGCTATCTTTTATTGGTTTGCCGGTTCTCTCTGTCCCTATTCATCGCCCCGATGCCATGCCTTTAGGCGTGCAAATCATCGCCGCACCTTACAACGAGACGCTGATTCTCCGGGTGGCGGCGGTACTGGAGGCACAAGGTATCATTTCAGCGCCGATTGCTAATAGCGATCGCGCTTAA
- a CDS encoding DUF4089 domain-containing protein: MTTDDIAEEYVNLMAKLIDLPLAPEHHPGVVENLRKIAAIAQLVNEFPLPDEIEAAPVFQP; the protein is encoded by the coding sequence ATGACCACTGACGACATCGCTGAAGAATATGTCAATTTAATGGCAAAATTAATTGATTTGCCACTGGCTCCAGAACACCATCCAGGTGTGGTGGAAAATCTAAGAAAAATTGCCGCGATCGCGCAACTCGTCAACGAGTTTCCTCTGCCCGATGAAATCGAAGCCGCACCCGTGTTTCAACCATGA